In Desulfosalsimonas propionicica, the DNA window GTTGTCCGCTACGAATACCATGCAGAGAATTTCCTTGCTATGGTTCAACTTGCATGCGCTTTAATTTTGTTTCGGTTTTTTTGAGATGGCTTCTAGTGTTCATCTGAGCCATTCACTATCATACCAAAGAGAAAGGCCCTTGCCGTATTATCCAGAAACCAGATAATATGCCTGAAGAAAGGCGTTTTCAATATAACACCATGTATTTAAAAGATTATATCCTATTTTTGCTCGATATTATCTGGACGAAAAATCAATGTTGTGATGTTATCTGGAAACCAGATAAACTTTAGTTCGCTTCACAAAGAAAGATCATCGCTATGGATGATGATTATAAGCTCTTGATCGACCTACACAAGCAAGGCTATCGGCAGGGACCGGGCAGGGATGCCGAGACGGAACAGGCGCTCAATCTGGCCATGATCGACCGGGCTGCACCGCTTAAGGTTGCGGATATCGGGTGCGGCACGGGGGCGTCCGCCCTCCTGCTTGCTCGGCTCTTGAATGCCCAAATCACGGCGGTGGACCTCCTTCAGGACTTCCTGGACGTGCTGAATGAAAGAGCCGAAAGCGCGGGGGTTGCAGACAGGATCTCGACGCTTGCATGCTCCATGGATAACCTACCATTCGCCAACGAGGAATTGGACATCATCTGGTCCGAGGGTGCCATCTACAACATCGGATTTGAAAAGGGTGTAGCTGAGTGGCGACGCTTCCTGAAAGCGGGTGGTCTGTTGGTTGCTACCGAGATCACATGGCTCACGGACTCTCGACCAGCGGAACTCCAGAAACACTGGGATAGCGAGTATTCCGAAATCGATGTAGCTTCGGCCAAGATCAGGATTCTCGAAAAGCACGGCTATTCGCCCGTCGGGTACTTCGCGTTGCCGGAACAATGTTGGCTGGGCCAGTATTACCGACCCATGCAGGCGAGATTCGAAGACTTCCTGAAACGGAATGGACACAGTGAAGAAGCACGCGCAATCGTGGCCGCGGAGCAACAGGAAATTGACCTCTACGAGATCTACAAGGCTCATATCAGCTATGGAGTATATATCGCGAAAAGGACGGAGTAAAAGGCGAGCGAGGCCATGCAGCCGACGCTCGTACCTCGTGCGGCTGATGGCTGGCGTTGGGCGTAAAAGGGCAACATATTGAAGAAGACGATCCTATATCGGCTATTCGGGTTTGGTTCTGTTCCCAAAAAACTGCGCCCAGTGCTTGAGCAAGAAGGAGTTGTTGTTTTGGATGAAGGAATTGGAGGCTGGTTCGTAACAAAGCATGTTAACGGGCCGGATAAGCGATATCGTCACCGCACAGAGGGATTTTCTGGTTTCCTTGCGGTAACAAAGGTGCGAGTGATCTGCTACACATACGGGAAGCGTCAGATCAATATCTCTGTTGAAGACCCCAAGATAGCGAACCTGTCTGTTGATATCCCTGAAGAACAAAAGTTGTGCCTTTCGTTTGAGTCATCAAACTTTCGAGAAGGGTGGGAGGGTGTGATTGATTTCCGATTCCACACAGACAAAGCGCTTCTATTTCGTGATGCCTTAATAGAAA includes these proteins:
- a CDS encoding class I SAM-dependent methyltransferase codes for the protein MDDDYKLLIDLHKQGYRQGPGRDAETEQALNLAMIDRAAPLKVADIGCGTGASALLLARLLNAQITAVDLLQDFLDVLNERAESAGVADRISTLACSMDNLPFANEELDIIWSEGAIYNIGFEKGVAEWRRFLKAGGLLVATEITWLTDSRPAELQKHWDSEYSEIDVASAKIRILEKHGYSPVGYFALPEQCWLGQYYRPMQARFEDFLKRNGHSEEARAIVAAEQQEIDLYEIYKAHISYGVYIAKRTE